The following proteins are encoded in a genomic region of Cyclonatronum proteinivorum:
- a CDS encoding CYTH domain-containing protein, whose product MAKEIERKFLVKGDFKDAASKQMRITQGYLSSVPERTVRVRIKGDKGFITIKGIGSSSGASRYEWEKEIPVREVNELLEICEPGVIDKTRYQVPFSGLTFEVDEFYGDNEGLTVAEVELSSEDQAFEKPEWLGEEVTGDVKYYNSMLMKNPYKNW is encoded by the coding sequence ATGGCTAAAGAAATTGAACGCAAATTTTTGGTGAAAGGCGATTTCAAAGATGCGGCATCGAAGCAGATGCGCATTACGCAGGGCTATCTCTCATCGGTTCCCGAGCGAACGGTTCGGGTACGCATCAAAGGGGATAAAGGCTTTATCACCATCAAAGGTATTGGCAGCAGCAGCGGGGCAAGCCGCTATGAGTGGGAGAAGGAAATCCCGGTTAGAGAAGTAAACGAGCTGCTGGAAATCTGTGAACCCGGGGTGATTGATAAGACCCGCTATCAGGTGCCCTTTAGCGGACTCACCTTTGAAGTTGATGAGTTTTATGGTGATAATGAAGGCCTTACTGTGGCCGAAGTTGAGCTTTCGTCGGAAGATCAGGCATTTGAGAAGCCCGAATGGCTGGGTGAAGAAGTTACCGGAGATGTGAAATACTACAACTCCATGCTCATGAAAAACCCCTACAAAAACTGGTGA
- a CDS encoding PhnD/SsuA/transferrin family substrate-binding protein, translating to MTKLRLLLYTSLVVLALAWLSSMLHARILDISTPYPTVSEPVSAAGLSPAPADTIRVGVVSRFPSNVLYRGYQPLMDYLTSASDYYFELVTSRSYRATVLQLVSGEVDAAFLGSFIYADTRDLYPLVPVLKPLNADGEPFFRSVVVVKEGSGIASLSDLHNHRLALPSEDSFSGNWLLSESRNGPVLTAETRARIGFLQHHHTVIYEVMRNNFDAGAVKDRVAQEFEGRGIRVIAKSAPVPGSPLVVAAGSREDELIALFSRLLLPLSPEVPEHRALLNSWDPEFRYGFSSALAGDYDHLLTHTAHE from the coding sequence ATGACCAAGCTTCGGTTACTACTATACACAAGCCTCGTCGTTTTGGCACTTGCCTGGCTGAGCAGCATGCTGCATGCCCGTATTCTGGATATCAGTACACCCTATCCGACGGTTTCGGAACCAGTATCAGCCGCCGGACTTAGCCCTGCACCGGCCGATACCATCCGGGTTGGGGTAGTTTCCCGCTTCCCCTCCAACGTCCTGTACCGGGGCTATCAGCCGCTGATGGATTATCTCACCTCAGCCTCGGACTACTATTTTGAACTTGTAACCAGCCGCTCCTACCGGGCAACGGTTCTGCAGCTGGTCAGCGGGGAAGTTGATGCGGCCTTCCTCGGCTCTTTCATCTATGCCGACACCCGGGATTTGTACCCGCTTGTACCCGTTCTCAAACCACTCAACGCCGATGGTGAGCCCTTTTTCCGGTCAGTGGTTGTCGTGAAGGAAGGCTCCGGAATCGCATCGCTTTCTGATCTGCACAACCACAGGCTTGCGTTGCCCTCTGAAGATTCTTTTTCAGGAAACTGGCTGCTGAGCGAAAGCCGCAACGGTCCCGTTCTTACTGCCGAAACCCGTGCCAGGATCGGATTCCTGCAGCACCATCATACCGTGATTTACGAAGTGATGCGCAACAATTTTGATGCTGGCGCAGTGAAAGACCGCGTCGCACAGGAGTTTGAAGGTCGGGGAATTCGCGTCATTGCAAAATCAGCCCCCGTACCGGGATCGCCGCTTGTTGTTGCGGCGGGGTCAAGGGAGGATGAACTGATTGCCCTGTTCAGCCGGCTGCTGCTGCCCCTCAGCCCCGAAGTGCCGGAACACCGCGCCCTGCTCAACAGCTGGGACCCCGAGTTCCGCTATGGTTTCAGCTCAGCACTTGCCGGCGATTATGATCACCTCCTGACCCACACCGCCCATGAGTAG
- a CDS encoding DUF47 domain-containing protein — translation MIQLFGSHKQIEAEIDEFLDQIIGGGLLFKKGIKFYLDGREEEFEQRLNELILLEKRADDLRRDIETKLYTKTLIPEFRGDVLGLLEHSDAVLNQIADTLLEFSVERPETLDDLRDLKHELAKNAIKASEFMVKAIRCYFRDLSAVRDNIKQVHFSREETNRLSEKYKREIFGRGELRLSHKMHLRYFARSIENIADDAEDLCDRLAIAAIKRYI, via the coding sequence ATGATACAACTCTTTGGGAGTCACAAACAGATAGAAGCTGAAATTGACGAATTCCTCGATCAGATCATCGGCGGGGGCCTGCTGTTTAAGAAAGGCATCAAATTTTACCTCGACGGACGTGAAGAAGAATTCGAACAGCGCCTTAATGAGCTCATCCTGCTTGAAAAACGTGCCGATGACCTCCGGCGCGACATCGAAACCAAGCTTTACACCAAAACCCTCATCCCGGAATTCCGGGGGGATGTACTTGGCCTGCTCGAACACTCGGATGCTGTTCTCAATCAGATTGCGGATACGCTGCTGGAATTTTCCGTGGAGCGGCCTGAAACCCTGGACGATCTGCGCGACCTCAAGCATGAGCTCGCCAAAAATGCCATCAAAGCATCAGAGTTCATGGTCAAAGCCATCCGCTGCTATTTCCGGGATCTGAGCGCGGTTCGCGACAATATTAAACAGGTACACTTTTCGCGGGAAGAAACCAACCGGCTAAGCGAAAAATACAAGCGGGAAATCTTTGGGCGCGGTGAACTGCGGCTGAGCCACAAAATGCACCTTCGCTATTTCGCGCGCAGCATTGAAAACATAGCTGATGATGCCGAAGACCTTTGCGACCGTCTGGCTATTGCAGCCATCAAAAGATACATTTAA
- a CDS encoding SLC13 family permease encodes MTDTSKQTIKDANGKEYDPLDMRNYSIEKLPNRQKSKIETLMAAFGAPIAVLAFIGLAFFTNLPFLQHIDASSLQSAQALQMFNDLGAEQFVRNNHYMLAIFVAAIILWLTAAIPNYQVSLILIISLVLTGVLPERVAYAQLGHPVMWLNIMSFVLASMLVATGVAKRFALWFILKFGKNAGTIFISFIAINTLLSAFISATTAKAAILLPIFMVIAAVYGADGGDKKTNFGRSIVLQNLLNINLGAGAFVTGSGANLLAAALISGAIEGNVYFADWMFAMFPTMVGMMFIGYFVAMRIFFPLEKKEQRPQIKGGMRRLEEEYKKLGPINYQEIKTIVIFVLILALWSTDRIHGVSATAIAFVGAIIALLPRYGIVTWNDVDIPWHLMLFSAGAYTLGAGFNYTDLPSLTVNAFFDSIGIGNETDFWMLYLLLTGVMCFSALIFQSKTMRTMIFIPIAIGVAQRFDFSVVSLALPTAFMIEYVWVLYFNSKPAALLYETDRYDLKDAFKFGITMMIIGYLLNIVLGETWFRFLGITPDGVFGIF; translated from the coding sequence ATGACGGACACAAGTAAGCAAACGATTAAGGACGCGAACGGTAAGGAATATGATCCGCTCGATATGCGTAATTATTCCATTGAAAAACTTCCAAACCGCCAGAAAAGCAAGATAGAAACCCTGATGGCCGCTTTCGGGGCTCCGATAGCCGTGCTTGCTTTCATAGGTCTGGCGTTTTTTACCAACCTTCCCTTTCTACAGCATATAGATGCTTCTTCGCTGCAATCTGCGCAGGCCCTGCAAATGTTCAATGATTTGGGTGCAGAGCAGTTTGTCCGCAACAATCATTATATGCTTGCCATATTTGTGGCTGCCATTATTCTTTGGCTTACCGCGGCGATTCCGAACTATCAGGTATCGCTGATTCTGATCATTTCCCTGGTGTTAACCGGGGTGCTGCCTGAACGGGTTGCCTATGCACAGCTTGGGCACCCGGTCATGTGGCTCAACATCATGTCGTTTGTGCTGGCGAGTATGCTCGTTGCTACCGGGGTAGCCAAGCGGTTTGCCCTTTGGTTTATTCTCAAATTTGGCAAAAATGCCGGTACCATATTCATCAGCTTCATTGCGATTAATACCCTGCTTTCGGCCTTTATTTCGGCCACAACGGCCAAGGCGGCTATCCTGCTGCCAATATTTATGGTCATTGCAGCGGTTTACGGGGCTGATGGCGGAGATAAGAAAACCAACTTCGGACGCAGCATTGTGCTTCAGAACCTGCTGAACATCAATCTGGGTGCAGGTGCTTTTGTTACAGGCTCTGGCGCGAACCTGCTTGCCGCAGCACTGATCAGCGGCGCGATTGAAGGCAACGTCTATTTTGCGGACTGGATGTTTGCCATGTTTCCGACCATGGTCGGGATGATGTTCATCGGCTACTTTGTGGCCATGCGGATCTTCTTCCCCCTCGAGAAAAAAGAGCAAAGACCGCAAATCAAAGGCGGGATGCGCCGCCTCGAAGAAGAGTACAAAAAGCTCGGTCCCATCAACTATCAGGAAATTAAGACCATCGTCATTTTCGTACTCATCCTTGCGCTGTGGTCAACTGATCGTATACATGGCGTGAGTGCAACCGCCATCGCTTTTGTGGGTGCGATTATCGCCCTGCTGCCCCGTTACGGCATCGTGACCTGGAACGATGTGGACATTCCCTGGCACCTGATGCTCTTCTCAGCCGGTGCTTATACCCTCGGTGCAGGATTTAATTATACCGACCTGCCGTCACTCACGGTCAATGCCTTTTTCGACAGCATCGGCATCGGAAATGAAACTGACTTCTGGATGCTCTACCTGCTGCTCACCGGCGTGATGTGTTTCAGTGCGCTCATCTTTCAGTCCAAAACCATGCGCACGATGATCTTTATCCCGATAGCCATCGGGGTGGCACAGCGCTTCGATTTCAGTGTTGTGAGCCTGGCCCTGCCTACGGCCTTTATGATTGAGTATGTCTGGGTGCTTTACTTCAACAGCAAGCCGGCTGCCCTGCTATATGAAACCGACCGCTACGACCTCAAAGACGCCTTCAAGTTTGGCATCACCATGATGATAATCGGTTACCTGCTCAACATCGTGCTCGGTGAAACCTGGTTCCGCTTCCTTGGCATCACACCCGACGGTGTATTCGGAATTTTCTGA